A single region of the Candidatus Sericytochromatia bacterium genome encodes:
- the hflX gene encoding GTPase HflX: protein MMLAAWEIHRSVAVLVDRVGKVTHVVVGEPGAIELPSLRKREAQARLSGWRGIVVHPGGGGINRKELVGLARNRLDVLVALDSEGPRPAQADVWLAHLLPEAEADGTLWRVMSPMSLKAALAFDFTTWLTELESSLAEAQVGRAVDSSVERAVLVGVQTPALDDTQAAESMAELAELARTAGAEVLDQTLQRRRTPNPATHIGSGKVEELALRTRELGATMVVMDTELSPSQQTKLEDALDLKVIDRTQLILDIFAQRAQTREGKLQVELAQLKYNLPRLRGVGLAMSRLGGGIGTRGPGETKLETDRRRIHQRVAHLEAEVDQIKKHRSAQRKSRTKRGIPQIAIMGYTNAGKSTLLNRLTRADVLAENKLFATLDPVTRRLRLPGGAEVLLTDTVGFIQRLPTQLVAAFRATLEEVTEADVLLHVLDASHPNVEEHVRAVQAILEDLEVGEKPYVTALNKVDQVKDQERLRALRELVPMPVEVSALTGEGLLDLLAALEAEARVTPAPVLEEPPPPGGDMAGRFAPGK, encoded by the coding sequence ATGATGCTCGCGGCGTGGGAGATCCATCGTTCGGTGGCCGTGCTGGTGGATCGCGTGGGCAAGGTGACCCACGTGGTCGTCGGGGAACCCGGCGCGATCGAATTGCCCTCGCTGCGGAAGCGTGAAGCCCAGGCCCGGCTGTCGGGTTGGCGGGGCATCGTGGTCCACCCGGGTGGCGGTGGCATCAACCGCAAGGAACTGGTCGGACTCGCCCGCAACCGGCTGGACGTGCTGGTCGCGCTCGACAGCGAGGGCCCGCGCCCGGCGCAAGCCGACGTCTGGTTGGCTCACCTGTTGCCCGAGGCCGAGGCGGACGGCACGCTGTGGCGGGTGATGTCGCCGATGTCCTTGAAGGCGGCCCTGGCTTTTGACTTCACCACCTGGCTCACCGAGCTGGAAAGCAGCCTGGCCGAGGCTCAGGTCGGGCGAGCGGTCGACTCGTCCGTGGAGCGCGCCGTGCTGGTGGGCGTCCAGACGCCGGCTCTCGATGACACGCAGGCGGCCGAATCGATGGCGGAGCTGGCCGAACTGGCGCGCACCGCGGGAGCCGAGGTGCTCGACCAGACCCTCCAGCGTCGCCGCACGCCCAATCCGGCCACCCACATCGGCAGTGGCAAGGTCGAGGAACTGGCGCTGCGAACGCGGGAATTGGGGGCCACCATGGTCGTCATGGATACCGAGCTCTCGCCCTCGCAGCAGACCAAGCTGGAAGATGCGCTAGATCTCAAGGTCATCGACCGCACCCAGCTGATCCTGGACATCTTCGCGCAACGGGCGCAGACGCGGGAAGGCAAGCTGCAGGTCGAACTGGCCCAGTTGAAGTACAATCTCCCTCGCCTGCGGGGGGTGGGCCTGGCCATGAGTCGCCTGGGCGGCGGCATCGGCACGCGCGGCCCGGGGGAGACCAAGCTGGAGACGGACCGGCGGCGGATCCATCAGCGGGTGGCTCATCTGGAAGCCGAGGTCGATCAGATCAAGAAACACCGCTCCGCCCAGCGCAAGAGTCGTACCAAGCGGGGCATTCCGCAGATTGCCATTATGGGCTACACCAACGCGGGCAAGTCGACCTTGCTCAACCGCCTCACGCGGGCGGACGTGCTGGCCGAGAACAAGCTGTTCGCCACGCTGGATCCGGTCACCCGACGCTTGCGCCTGCCGGGCGGTGCGGAGGTCTTGCTGACGGACACCGTCGGTTTCATCCAGCGCCTGCCGACCCAGCTGGTCGCGGCCTTCCGCGCGACGCTGGAGGAGGTCACCGAGGCCGATGTGCTGCTGCACGTGCTCGACGCCAGTCATCCCAATGTCGAGGAGCACGTGCGTGCGGTGCAGGCCATCCTGGAAGACCTCGAAGTCGGCGAGAAGCCCTACGTGACCGCGCTCAACAAGGTCGATCAGGTGAAGGACCAGGAACGCCTGAGGGCCTTGCGCGAGCTGGTGCCGATGCCGGTCGAGGTCTCGGCCCTGACCGGCGAAGGCCTGCTCGATCTGCTGGCTGCCCTGGAAGCGGAGGCGCGCGTCACGCCCGCGCCCGTGCTGGAAGAACCACCGCCGCCTGGTGGGGACATGGCGGGGCGATTCGCCCCCGGAAAGTGA